One Spinacia oleracea cultivar Varoflay chromosome 4, BTI_SOV_V1, whole genome shotgun sequence DNA segment encodes these proteins:
- the LOC110783260 gene encoding AP2-like ethylene-responsive transcription factor AIL1, which translates to MGSMNWLGFSLSPQEIPSQTHNHQDHLTNNSNNPFTSTTGECFDLGSSDSTTDHSSLNHLPPPFGILEAFHRSTNNQSQDWNLKGNSEISMFMGGQEVEEEPKLENFLGNSHSFRENHHHQQHHQTSNGDHYMFNTTNTNINTTNDNININTSSMANPNNKDDTNGSNNNNGLNVSMIKTWLRSNHPQQSNILESGIGGGSGGGGGGGVGLTNAQTLSLSMGTGGGGALPALPLLATSGGGGGGGGGGEMDSSLSENSSSKNQSDATTTTAATPTTAVVEVQSSAALESVPRKSIDTFGQRTSIYRGVTRHRWTGRYEAHLWDNSCRREGQTRKGRQVYLGGYDKEEKAARAYDLAALKYWGTTTTTNFPITDYEKEVEDMKHMTRQEYVASLRRKSSGFSRGASIYRGVTRHHQHGRWQARIGRVAGNKDLYLGTFSTQEEAAEAYDIAAIKFRGLNAVTNFEINRYDVKAILDSTTLPIGGAAKRLKDVEDLTTAPDKQIIRAIAAAEDHANSHQLITNNLYGSNNNGTPNFHSWPGIAFATPAAQPLAMHYPYATTTAPHQQQQQQQQRVWCKQEVEDSSDYQDHLNQQLQLNSGTHNFFQMHNLMGLENNNSGVYGNGNGNESVGGGGGGVNGGGYGLPFGMSTVIANDGNGTGNEQQSGYENYYYFSNQGNANNASSASVRGAVGTYDQGSACNNWVPTAIPALVPRPSTMAAAAGGGHGGGSIPTFTVWNDT; encoded by the exons atgggttCAATGAATTGGTTAGGTTTTTCACTATCTCCACAAGAAATTCCATCTCAAACTCATAATCATCAAGATCATCTtactaataatagtaataatccATTTACAAGTACAACGGGAGAGTGTTTCGATCTCGGGTCATCCGACTCAACAACCGATCATTCTTCTCTTAATCATCTTCCTCCTCCCTTTGGCATCCTTGAAGCTTTCCATAGATCAACTAATAACCAATCTCAAG ATTGGAATTTGAAGGGAAACTCAGAGATAAGTATGTTTATGGGAGGTCAAGAAGTTGAAGAAGAGCCAAAACTAGAGAACTTTCTAGGGAATAGCCATTCTTTTAGAgagaatcatcatcatcaacaacatcatcaaacTAGTAATGGAGATCACTACATGTTTAATACTACTAATACTAATATTAATACTACTAatgataatattaatattaatactaGTAGTATGGCAAACCCTAATAATAAGGATGATACTAAtggtagtaataataataatggacTCAATGTTTCAATGATCAAGACATGGTTGAGATCAAACCACCCTCAACAATCAAACATACTCGAAAGCGGTATCGGTGGCGGTAGCggtggtgggggtggtggtggtgttggtCTAACGAATGCGCAAACGTTGTCGCTTTCGATGGGTACCGGTGGAGGCGGGGCTCTCCCCGCCTTACCGTTACTAGCAACAAGCggcggtggcggtggtggtggtggtggtggtgagatGGATAGTAGTTTGTCTGAGAATAGTAGTAGTAAAAATCAAAGTGATGCAACTACGACAACGGCGGCGACACCAACAACGGCGGTTGTTGAAGTTCAAAGTAGTGCCGCACTTGAATCTGTTCCTAGGAAATCTATTGATACTTTTGGACAACGCACTTCTATTTACCGTGGTGTAACAAG ACATAGGTGGACGGGAAGATATGAAGCTCATCTATGGGACAATAGTTGTAGGAGAGAAGGGCAAACTCGTAAGGGTAGACAAG TTTATTTGG GGGGTTATGACAAAGAAGAAAAAGCGGCTAGAGCTTATGATTTGGCTGCATTAAAATACTGGGGTACTACTACCACCACCAATTTCCCC ATTACTGATTATGAGAAGGAAGTTGAGGATATGAAACATATGACTCGTCAAGAATATGTGGCATCTCTACGAAG GAAAAGTAGTGGATTTTCTCGTGGTGCATCTATTTACCGAGGTGTAACAAG GCATCATCAGCATGGTCGTTGGCAGGCAAGGATTGGTAGGGTTGCTGGTAACAAAGATCTTTACTTGGGCACTTTCA GCACACAGGAAGAAGCAGCAGAAGCATATGACATAGCAGCAATAAAATTCAGAGGATTAAATGCAGTAACAAACTTTGAGATTAACAGATATGATGTCAAAGCCATACTAGATAGCACAACACTTCCCATTGGTGGAGCTGCAAAGAGGTTAAAAGATGTTGAAGATTTAACCACAGCACCAGATAAACAGATAATCAGAGCAATTGCTGCTGCTGAAGATCATGCAAATTCTCATCAGCTAATTACTAATAATCTTTATGGTAGTAATAATAATGGGACTCCTAACTTCCATTCGTGGCCTGGGATCGCGTTTGCGACTCCGGCGGCTCAGCCACTTGCAATGCACTACCCTTATGCTACCACCACCGCTCCCCaccagcaacagcagcagcagcagcaaaggGTGTGGTGTAAGCAAGAGGTGGAGGATAGTAGTGATTACCAAGATCATCTTAATCAGCAGCTTCAGTTGAATAGTGGGACTCATAATTTCTTTCAGATGCATAACTTGATGGGGTTGGAGAATAATAATTCCGGCGTGTATGGGAATGGAAACGGGAATGAGagcgttggtggtggtggtggtggcgtcAATGGTGGTGGTTATGGGTTGCCGTTCGGGATGTCAACAGTTATAGCTAATGATGGGAATGGGACAGGAAATGAGCAGCAAAGTGGATATGAGAATTACTACTATTTCTCAAACCAAGGAAATGCTAACAATGCTTCTTCTGCTAGTGTGAGGGGGGCAGTTGGGACTTATGATCAAGGGTCAGCTTGTAACAACTGGGTCCCAACCGCGATCCCGGCACTAGTTCCCAGGCCTAGTACGATGGCGGCGGCTGCTGGTGGTGGTCACGGAGGAGGTTCAATTCCTACTTTTACTGTCTGGAACGACACTTAA